In Brachypodium distachyon strain Bd21 chromosome 2, Brachypodium_distachyon_v3.0, whole genome shotgun sequence, one genomic interval encodes:
- the LOC100831833 gene encoding uncharacterized protein LOC100831833 — MEINKSSCNYLVAFFFAALILSSMVAGAQRKLLDQDQVGSMETSESSTEQLQQEDEEVLVVALHGGRILRQVKNTNDYGTYDPSPTMAKPHFKDIPN; from the exons ATGGAGATCAACAAGTCGAGCTGCAACTATCTCGTCGCCTTTTTCTTCGCGGCACTGATCCTGTCTTCCATGGTTGCAG GAGCGCAGAGGAAGTTGTTGGACCAAGATCAAGTAGGATCAATG GAGACGTCCGAATCATCCAcggagcagctgcagcaggaagacgaggaggtgTTGGTGGTGGCTCTGCACGGCGGGAGAATCCTCAGGCAGGTGAAGAACACGAACGACTACGGGACCTACGACCCGTCTCCGACCATGGCTAAGCCTCACTTCAAGGACATACCTAACTAA
- the LOC100827876 gene encoding putative disease resistance protein RGA3 — protein sequence MAEGVLASGIVKAVLAKFGSSVWGELALLRSFRADLKAMEDEFATIRGVLADAEARGGGGGGDSAVRDWLRKLKDLAHEIDDFLDACHTDLRAARRRRRGRGNTVCGSTADRCIFRSVVMAHRLRSLRRKLDAVAAGRDRLRLNPNVSPPAHPAAPPKRETISKVDEAKTVGRAADKEKLMKLVLDAASEEDVSVIPIVGFGGLGKTTLAQLVFNDRRANDEVFDRRIWVSMSVDFSLWRLIQPIVSVSKLKRDLTSKEAIADFLSETFTGKKYLLVLDDMLDDVCSQNQEEWEKLKLLLKDGKRGSKIIVTTRSRKVSTMVRTVPPFVLKGLSDDDCWELFKGKAFEDGEDNLHPKLVKAGKEIIRKCGGVPLAAKALGSMLRFKRNEESWTAVKDSEIWQLDKEETILPSLKLTYDQMPPGLKQCFAHCAVFPRNHEFYRDKLIQQWIALGLIEPAKYGCQSVSDKANDYFEHLLWMSFLQEVEEHDLSKKELEEDGNVKYKIHDLVHDLAQSVAGDEVQMINSKNVNGHTEACHYASLADDMEVPKVLWSMLHRVRALHSWGYALDIQLFLHFRCLRVLDLRGSQIMELPQSVGRLKHLRYLDVSSSPIRTLPNCISRLHNLQTIHLSNCTNLYMLPMSICSLENLETLNISSCHFHTLPDSIGHLQNLQNLNMSFCHFLCSLPSSIGKLQSLQALNFKGCANLETLPDTVCRLQNLQVLNLSQCGILQALPENIGNLSNLLHLNLSQYSDLEAIPNSVGCITRLHTLDMSHCSSLSELPGSIGGLLELQTLILSHHSHSLALPITTSHLPNLQTLDLSWNIGLEELPASVGNLYNLKELILFQCWNLRELPESITNLTMLENLSLVGCEELAKLPEGMAGTNLKHLKNDQCRSLERLPGGFGKWTKLETLSLLIIGAGYSSIAELKDLNLLTGFLRIECCSHKNDLTTDAKRANLRNKSKLGNLALAWTSLCSFDDLKNVETFIEVLLPPENLEVLEIDGYMGTKFPSWMMKSMESWLPNITSLSLGNIPNCKCLPPLGHIPYLQSLELRCISGVSSMGSEILEKGQKNTLYQSLKELHFEDMPDLEIWPTSLAMDSEDSQQEVFMFPVLKTVTASGCTKMRPKPCLPDAIADLSLSNSSEILSVGGMLGPSSSKSASLLRRLWIRQCYASSNDWNILQHRPKLEDLTIEYCERLHVLPEAIRHLSMLRKLKINNCTDLEVLPEWLGELVAIEYLEISCCQKLVSLPEGLQCLVALEEFIVSGCSSVLIENCRKDKGKDWFKICHIPSILIS from the exons ATGGCTGAGGGGGTTCTTGCTTCGGGCATTGTGAAGGCGGTACTAGCCAAGTTCGGGTCCTCGGTTTGGGGTGAGCTCGCGCTCTTGCGGAGCTTCAGGGCCGACCTGAAGGCGATGGAGGACGAGTTCGCCACCATCCGTGGCGTTCTCGCGGACgcggaggcgcgcggcggcggcggcggcggcgacagcgcCGTCCGTGACTGGCTGCGCAAGCTCAAGGACCTCGCCCACGAAATCGACGACTTCCTCGACGCCTGCCACACCGAcctgcgcgccgcccgccgccgccgccggggccggggcAACACGGTGTGCGGCTCCACCGCCGACCGTTGCATCTTCCGCTCCGTCGTCATGGCGCACAGGCTGAGgtccctgaggcggaagctGGATGCGGTCGCCGCCGGGAGAGACAGGCTCCGCTTGAATCCGAATGTTTCCCCACCGGCGCATCCGGCTGCTCCTCCGAAGCGCGAGACCATCTCCAAGGTCGACGAGGCCAAGACGGTCGGGAGGGCCGCGGACAAGGAGAAGCTCATGAAGCTGGTGCTTGACGCGGCGAGCGAGGAGGACGTGTCTGTGATCCCCAtcgtcggcttcggcggccTCGGCAAGACGACGCTCGCGCAGCTGGTGTTCAACGACCGGAGGGCCAACGACGAGGTGTTCGACCGCCGGATTTGGGTCTCCATGTCCGTTGACTTCAGCCTCTGGAGGCTGATTCAGCCGATCGTGAGCGTGTCCAAGTTGAAGCGTGATCTAACTAGCAAGGAGGCCATTGCCGATTTCTTGTCGGAGACGTTCACAGGGAAGAAGTACCTGCTGGTTCTTGACGACATGCTTGACGATGTATGTAGCCAGAACCAGGAGGAGTGGGAGAAGCTGAAGCTGCTCCTCAAGGATGGCAAGAGGGGAAGCAAGATCATCGTGACGACACGGAGCCGTAAAGTCAGCACGATGGTGCGCACTGTGCCACCGTTCGTGCTCAAGGGTCTCTCGGATGATGATTGTTGGGAGCTGTTCAAGGGAAAGGCTTTTGAGGACGGGGAAGACAATTTGCATCCCAAATTGGTCAAGGCAGGAAAGGAGATTATCCGGAAATGTGGTGGTGTGCCGTTGGCAGCGAAGGCTCTTGGGAGCATGTTGCGGTTTAAGAGGAATGAGGAATCATGGACTGCTGTTAAGGACAGTGAAATATGGCAGCTGGATAAGGAAGAGACAATCTTGCCATCTCTCAAGCTTACCTATGACCAAATGCCACCTGGTCTAAAGCAGTGCTTTGCGCATTGTGCAGTATTTCCTAGAAACCATGAGTTTTACAGGGATAAGCTTATTCAGCAGTGGATTGCTCTTGGCTTGATTGAACCTGCAAAATATGGCTGTCAGTCAGTTTCTGATAAAGCGAATGACTATTTTGAGCACTTATTGTGGATGTCTTTCCTTCAAGAAGTAGAGGAGCATGATTTATCGAAGAAAGAATTAGAAGAAGATGGCAATGTTAAGTACAAGATtcatgacttggtgcatgACCTTGCTCAATCTGTAGCAGGGGATGAAGTCCAGATGATCAATTCTAAGAATGTCAATGGGCACACTGAAGCATGCCACTATGCATCATTGGCTGATGACATGGAGGTTCCTAAAGTTCTCTGGAGCATGCTTCACAGGGTCCGTGCATTACATTCCTGGGGTTATGCTCTCGATATTCAGTTGTTTCTTCACTTCAGGTGCTTGCGAGTACTAGATTTGCGAGGCAGCCAAATTATGGAGCTTCCCCAGTCAGTTGGTAGATTAAAACACTTGAGGTACTTGGATGTCTCTTCATCCCCTATCAGAACTCTGCCCAACTGCATTAGCAGACTCCACAATCTGCAAACAATTCATTTATCCAATTGTACCAACCTTTATATGCTTCCCATGTCAATATGCAGCCTTGAGAATCTAGAAACCTTGAATATTTCATCTTGCCACTTTCATACCTTACCAGATTCCATAGGGCATCTTCAAAACCTGCAAAATCTGAATATGTCATTTTGCCATTTCCTTTGTTCATTACCCAGCTCCATTGGCAAACTCCAAAGTTTGCAAGCCTTGAATTTTAAAGGATGTGCCAACCTTGAGACTCTGCCTGACACTGTATGCAGACTGCAAAATTTGCAGGTCTTGAACCTTTCACAATGTGGAATTCTCCAAGCATTGCCCGAAAATATCGGGAATCTCTCAAATTTGTTGCACCTGAATTTATCGCAGT aCAGTGATCTTGAGGCAATTCCGAACTCAGTAGGCTGCATTACAAGGCTGCATACCCTGGATATGTCTCACTGTAGTAGTTTATCAGAATTACCTGGATCTATTGGTGGCCTGCTAGAGCTCCAAACTCTCATTTTATCACATCATTCACACAGTTTGGCACTGCCCATAACAACAAGTCACCTACCAAACTTGCAGACTTTGGATCTCTCATGGAATATCGGTCTGGAGGAATTGCCTGCATCAGTTGGGAATCTGTATAACTTGAAGGAACTTATTTTGTTCCAGTGTTGGAATCTTCGTGAGCTACCTGAGTCTATAACCAACCTCACGATGTTGGAGAATTTGAGCCTTGTTGGTTGTGAAGAGCTAGCCAAGCTGCCGGAGGGCATGGCAGGCACCAATCTGAAGCACCTAAAAAATGACCAATGCCGATCTTTGGAGAGACTACCTGGTGGATTTGGGAAATGGACTAAACTTGAAACATTATCCTTACTCATTATAGGTGCAGGATACAGCAGTATCGCAGAGCTAAAAGACCTAAATCTTCTAACTGGCTTTCTTAGAATTGAATGCTGCTCACACAAGAACGATTTGACAACCGATGCCAAGAGAGCAAACTTGAGGAACAAGAGTAAACTGGGAAACTTGGCGTTGGCATGGACCAGTTTGTGTTCTTTTGATGATCTAAAGAATGTCGAAACATTTATTGAAGTTCTCTTGCCTCCTGAAAACCTTGAAGTCCTTGAAATAGATGGCTACATGGGCACTAAATTTCCCAGCTGGATGATGAAGAGCATGGAGTCATGGCTTCCAAATATTACCTCCCTAAGTTTAGGCAACATCCCTAACTGTAAATGCCTTCCACCTCTTGGTCATATTCCATATCTCCAATCTCTTGAGCTCCGCTGCATCAGTGGTGTCAGTAGCATGGGATCTGAAATACTTGAGAAAGGACAGAAAAACACATTATACCAGTCACTGAAGGAACTCCATTTCGAAGACATGCCTGATTTGGAGATCTGGCCAACTTCATTGGCAATGGATAGTGAAGACAGTCAACAAGAAGTATTCATGTTTCCAGTTCTTAAAACTGTCACTGCAAGTGGATGTACAAAGATGAGACCAAAACCATGCCTCCCAGATGCTATAGCAGATTTGTCACTATCCAACAGCAGTGAGATTTTATCAGTTGGGGGGATGCTCGGTCCATCATCCTCAAAATCTGCATCACTTCTCAGGAGACTGTGGATTAGACAATGCTATGCATCATCGAATGATTGGAACATATTACAGCACAGGCCAAAACTTGAGGATCTGACCATTGAATACTGTGAGAGGTTACATGTTTTGCCAGAGGCCATTAGGCACCTTAGCATGCTGAGGAAGCTGAAGATTAACAATTGCACTGATCTGGAGGTCCTTCCAGAATGGCTAGGCGAGCTCGTAGCAATTGAATATCTTGAGATAAGCTGCTGCCAAAAGTTGGTCTCGTTGCCAGAAGGTTTGCAATGCTTGGTTGCACTGGAGGAATTTATTGTCAGTGGTTGTAGCTCTGTACTCATTGAAAATTGCAGAAAAGATAAAGGCAAGGATTGGTTCAAGATCTGTCATATCCCAAGTATCCTCATCTCGTGA
- the LOC100834598 gene encoding uncharacterized protein LOC100834598: MGANCCIAAKERPQPSIASAEVSAYRTRQSPSWSFRWDNRTHIEDIMENTALFSNQNGGNIRPELKGGSSAPTEGHSNEDSLSDVFRGVKWQKSDKMEASKHLKADPRAVQSNASNSTSEVNSCKSLDRLTVASDIKTSKSLPSTPPLVSRADPSSSRCHSLHMDSFSMRKARRSPGHQLYRQISDSKIPSLKSFSESSYAEGRPSSSMLSTCSNDLFAGGSQHGGSSDGWSNRTFSELVVSSQRERWSVDSELFGSITSKISRPNDSQSTAFSSDQGICKLCSKLLKERSTWSAHDLGVVAVLFCGHAYHANCLDSITAESEKYDPPCPVCTHGEKRTAKLFGKLDSKIKNRKSKNVMSDTDIDRSSKHQKKKVREPRLGTSSSMKDSFRRPFLKRHFSIGSRPPRSFLGSEPTGKKGFWARHWRE, encoded by the exons ATGGGAGCTAATTGTTGCATAGCTGCTAAAGAGAGACCTCAGCCATCTATAGCTTCAGCTGAAGTTTCAGCATACAGGACAAGGCAGTCGCCGTCATGGAGCTTCCGCTGGGATAACCGCACACACATAGAGGATATAATGGAAAACACAGCACTGTTTTCCAATCAGAATGGTGGAAACATTAGGCCGGAACTAAAGGGTGGTTCCAGTGCACCAACCGAAGGCCACTCCAATGAGGATAGCCTTTCTGATGTGTTCCGAGGGGTCAAATGGCAAAAATCTGACAAGATGGAAGCTTCCAAACATTTGAAAGCTGATCCTCGAG CTGTTCAATCCAACGCAAGCAATTCAACTTCTGAG GTAAATTCTTGTAAATCATTAGACAGGCTAACTGTTGCTTCAGACATAAAGACATCAAAGTCCCTTCCTTCAACACCACCCCTAGTATCGAGAGCAGATCCTTCATCTTCGAGGTGTCATTCCCTTCACATGGACTCATTTTCAATGAGGAAAGCACGTCGATCACCTGGACATCAACTGTATAGGCAGATCTCGGACAGCAAGATCCCATCTCTCAAGTCCTTCAGTGAGAGTAGCTATGCAGAAGGAAGGCCATCGAGTTCCATGCTCTCTACCTGCAGCAATGACCTGTTTGCAGGAGGATCCCAACATGGTGGATCATCTGATGGGTGGTCAAATCGCACATTTTCTGAATTGGTGGTATCATCGCAAAGAGAGCGGTGGTCAGTTGACAGTGAGCTCTTTGGCTCAATTACCAGTAAAATATCTAGACCTAATGATTCACAGTCTACTGCTTTCTCTTCTGACCAAGGGATATGCAAGCTATGTTCAAAGCTATTAAAGGAACGGTCTACATGGAGTGCTCATGACCTGGGTGTCGTTGCTGTTTTATTCTGTGGTCATGCATACCATGCAAACTGTTTGGATAGTATAACCGCAGAAAGTGAGAAATATGATCCGCCATGTCCTGTATGCACTCATGGCGAGAAACGTACAGCAAAACTATTTGGTAAGTTGGACTCAAAGATTAAGAACAGGAAATCCAAAAATGTGATGTCAGATACTGATATAGATAGGAGCTCTAAGCACCAGAAGAAAAAAGTGAGAGAACCCAGGTTAGGCACAAGTTCTAGCATGAAGGATTCATTTCGTCGACCATTTTTAAAGAGGCATTTTTCGATTGGTTCTCGACCACCAAGATCATTTCTGGGGAGTGAGCCAACAGGAAAGAAAGGTTTCTGGGCAAGACATTGGAGAGAATAG
- the LOC100829693 gene encoding F-box/LRR-repeat protein 14, producing the protein MEDLPEALLAEIVKRITSTSDRNSLSLVSKLIYRIEADQRGAIRVGYGLCPATEALSSLCSRFPNLWKVEIDYSGRIPGHGNQLDNRGLLLFSSCCPSLADLTLSSCSYINDSGLGYLAHCKKLMTLRLHSAPGITSSGLLSVAVGCKSLSALHLIECNRVGSIEWLEYFGWGGSLEELVVKRCKGIRQYDFLKFGSGWMKLQKFEFEMKGGFWPSSRAMVEGYDPSYDTHTMARHDLCCEKLKDLRLVQVETWPETGLRFVLGKCKSLEKICLEYVHGLNDNDMIALSRSCNNLKSISLWLRPCFHYNHAYTTSFTDDSLKALALNCPMLQIVEFTFTCCSPDYPIEIGFTQKGLLVLIQSCPIRVLLLNGAHFFDDQGMKGLSSAQFLETLELADCEAVTDAGMRFITHMPRLSNLTLRCCHHVTDIGVAELVQAHKLESLIIEYCPRVSLQTVQGAARLVHYSTEVPDAVALKRMIL; encoded by the coding sequence ATGGAGGATCTTCCTGAGGCACTGCTGGCAGAGATCGTAAAGAGGATTACCAGCACAAGTGATCGGAACTCCCTTTCTCTTGTGTCGAAGTTGATCTACAGGATCGAGGCGGATCAAAGGGGTGCTATCCGTGTCGGCTACGGCCTTTGCCCTGCTACAGAAGCCTTGTCGTCACTGTGCTCCCGGTTCCCAAATCTATGGAAAGTGGAAATTGATTACTCTGGTCGGATACCTGGCCATGGGAATCAGTTGGACAACCGAGGcctccttttgttttcatcCTGCTGCCCCTCACTTGCTGATCTCACCTTAAGCTCCTGCTCATACATCAATGACTCTGGACTTGGTTATCTAGCCCATTGCAAGAAATTGATGACCCTTAGGCTGCACTCCGCACCAGGTATAACTTCAAGTGGGCTTCTCTCAGTGGCTGTTGGTTGCAAGAGTCTATCTGCTCTCCACCTCATTGAATGCAACAGAGTAGGCAGCATAGAGTGGCTCGAGTACTTTGGTTGGGGCGGATCGTTGGAAGAACTTGTAGTTAAGAGGTGCAAGGGAATCAGACAGTATGACTTCCTGAAGTTTGGTTCAGGATGGATGAAGCTCCAGAAGTTTGAGTTTGAGATGAAGGGAGGATTTTGGCCTTCTTCTCGTGCCATGGTTGAGGGTTACGATCCCTCATATGACACTCACACCATGGCTAGACATGATTTATGCTGTGAGAAATTGAAGGATTTGAGGTTGGTGCAAGTTGAAACTTGGCCAGAAACTGGACTCCGCTTTGTCCTGGGGAAGTGCAAATCATTGGAGAAGATTTGTCTGGAGTATGTTCATGGTCTAAATGACAATGACATGATTGCTTTATCCCGGAGCTGCAACAACCTTAAAAGCATTTCACTTTGGCTCAGGCCTTGCTTCCACTACAATCATGCTTACACGACGTCATTTACTGATGACAGTCTTAAGGCTCTAGCTCTCAACTGTCCAATGCTTCAGATTGTTGAATTCACATTTACATGTTGTTCTCCTGATTATCCAATAGAAATAGGATTCACACAGAAGGGTCTTTTGGTGCTCATTCAGTCTTGCCCAATTCGTGTTCTTCTGCTAAATGGTGCCCACTTCTTCGATGACCAGGGGATGAAGGGCCTCTCATCTGCACAATTCCTGGAGACACTTGAGCTTGCAGATTGCGAGGCTGTAACTGATGCTGGGATGCGCTTCATCACGCATATGCCGCGCTTGAGTAATCTCACACTCCGGTGTTGTCATCATGTGACTGATATTGGAGTTGCTGAACTGGTCCAAGCTCATAAGTTAGAGTCTCTGATCATTGAATATTGTCCGAGAGTCTCTCTGCAAACTGTGCAGGGGGCTGCCAGGTTAGTTCACTACTCCACTGAAGTGCCAGACGCCGTCGCTCTTAAAAGAATGATCTTGTAA